One Cryptomeria japonica chromosome 9, Sugi_1.0, whole genome shotgun sequence genomic window carries:
- the LOC131054163 gene encoding histone H2A, with protein MESGAKVGKGGRKGGAKKKSVSKSLKAGLQFPVGRVARYLKKGRYAKRVGSGAPIYIAAVMEYLAAEVLELAGNAARDNKKNRIIPRHILLAVRNDEELGKLLGGVTIAHGGVLPNIHQVLLPKKSAAVSEKEPKSPKKK; from the coding sequence ATGGAGTCAGGTGCTAAGGTAGGCAAAGGAGGGCGAAAGGGAGGCGCAAAAAAGAAAAGTGTGTCGAAATCTCTCAAGGCTGGCCTTCAATTTCCTGTGGGAAGAGTGGCCAGATATCTGAAAAAGGGCAGATATGCTAAAAGGGTTGGATCTGGCGCCCCCATTTACATTGCAGCTGTAATGGAGTACTTGGCTGCAGAAGTTCTGGAGCTCGCTGGAAATGCCGCCAGGGACAATAAGAAGAACAGAATCATTCCCAGGCATATTCTTCTGGCTGTGAGGAATGACGAAGAATTGGGGAAATTGTTGGGCGGAGTGACCATTGCTCATGGTGGAGTTTTGCCTAATATTCACCAGGTGCTTCTGCCCAAAAAGTCTGCAGCTGTTTCGGAGAAGGAGCCCAAATCTCCCAAGAAGAAATGA
- the LOC131054144 gene encoding histone H4 — MSGRGKGGKGLGKGGAKRHRKVLRDNIQGITKPAIRRLARRGGVKRISGLIYEETRGVLKIFLENVIRDAVTYTEHARRKTVTAMDVVYALKRQGRTLYGFGG, encoded by the coding sequence ATGTCTGGAAGAGGAAAGGGCGGCAAGGGTTTGGGGAAAGGAGGCGCCAAAAGGCACAGGAAAGTTCTTCGCGATAATATCCAGGGTATCACCAAGCCTGCCATTAGGCGTCTGGCCAGAAGAGGAGGTGTTAAGCGTATCAGTGGCTTGATCTATGAAGAAACCAGAGGTGTTCTGAAGATCTTCTTGGAGAATGTCATAAGAGATGCTGTTACTTACACTGAACATGCACGCCGCAAGACTGTGACTGCCATGGATGTGGTCTATGCTCTCAAGAGGCAGGGCAGGACTTTATACGGCTTCGGCGGTTAA